A DNA window from Haloarchaeobius amylolyticus contains the following coding sequences:
- a CDS encoding DUF7389 domain-containing protein, which produces MSTDTDPTNDEQNRLPDDFETTEHVTRTDTGASIKLTMTRGTGTRDQDRLEGKVKAPTVEQAKADVDVLFPKLCRLAEAARAFDPSIDTSE; this is translated from the coding sequence ATGTCGACAGACACAGACCCAACTAACGACGAACAGAACAGACTTCCAGACGATTTCGAGACAACCGAGCACGTCACGCGAACCGACACGGGAGCATCAATCAAGCTCACGATGACCCGGGGGACGGGCACTCGGGACCAAGACCGACTCGAAGGGAAGGTGAAAGCACCGACTGTCGAGCAGGCGAAAGCAGACGTCGACGTGCTGTTCCCGAAACTGTGCCGCCTCGCTGAAGCCGCACGAGCGTTCGACCCGAGCATCGACACCAGCGAATAA
- a CDS encoding transcription initiation factor IIB, whose amino-acid sequence MASRHIYASGFDENKRLPINLPCPECNGDLEREERQTYCIECGLVVREYNIDHGPDWYDGQGQESNKHVGSPLTPARHDKGLSSEIGERRDGMGNRLPGRTRRRFSRLRRYHSQARQPTKRSRNTLRGLVDVRRITSALELPTSVRDRAASLFRESQSRGLLPGRSVHSFTAGSVYAACRCFDLPRTLEEVESVARCDRSALRNAYRVMNVELGLEVTPPSPGAFIPKLASRFDVSDSTRQQAITLARRLESDGKAVGKQPVGVAAACLYEAGQRTGERLLQKELASEAAVSTPTIRSRRNEIGELAD is encoded by the coding sequence ATGGCGAGTAGACACATCTACGCGAGTGGCTTCGACGAAAACAAACGACTTCCGATCAACCTGCCGTGTCCCGAGTGCAACGGTGACCTCGAACGTGAGGAGCGACAAACCTACTGCATCGAGTGCGGGCTTGTGGTTCGAGAGTACAACATCGACCATGGACCAGACTGGTACGACGGCCAGGGTCAAGAGTCGAACAAACACGTTGGCTCACCGTTGACGCCCGCCAGACATGACAAGGGACTCTCCTCGGAAATCGGGGAACGACGAGACGGGATGGGCAACCGACTTCCCGGGCGGACGAGGCGGCGCTTCAGCAGACTCAGGCGGTACCACAGCCAGGCCCGCCAGCCGACGAAGCGGTCACGAAACACGCTTCGAGGGCTTGTCGACGTGCGGCGGATTACGAGCGCACTTGAACTTCCGACAAGCGTCCGTGACCGGGCTGCCTCCCTGTTCCGCGAGTCGCAGTCCCGAGGGCTCCTGCCAGGACGCTCAGTCCACTCCTTCACCGCAGGGAGTGTGTACGCCGCGTGTCGGTGCTTCGACCTCCCACGGACGCTGGAGGAAGTCGAGAGCGTCGCTCGCTGTGACCGCTCTGCCCTCCGGAACGCCTACCGCGTCATGAACGTCGAGTTGGGACTGGAAGTGACTCCCCCATCACCCGGTGCATTCATCCCGAAGTTAGCCTCCAGATTCGATGTCTCGGATTCAACCAGGCAGCAGGCAATCACACTCGCACGGCGACTCGAATCTGACGGAAAGGCAGTCGGGAAGCAACCCGTAGGAGTTGCAGCTGCGTGTCTCTACGAAGCCGGACAGCGAACTGGTGAGAGACTTCTGCAGAAAGAACTCGCGAGCGAAGCAGCTGTGTCAACCCCGACGATTCGAAGCAGACGAAACGAGATAGGAGAACTAGCTGATTGA
- a CDS encoding DNA-binding protein, with protein MYNSNKLSEEGSVPERYRDPTDAYVVEETPTLEATVELEIQAKVDCNHPDVNPEAMTLEAEERMVARELEIGRTRERLDRSQESTREAECRTDVEAQAATLEGVWEPQPDPREKLSREELGKVNEKAAKIHSRIEHGSSRAAIARQLAERVADGGSVLSAIIAVSEAERDRPGTIVPIASLKDVQRREVSIQGRVKTLWEPAHPSIQQVGLIEDETGTTKFTSWVRSNAKMVEEGELVRMRNVAKNWYQGRVSVAVTGWSRLIFPERGRWWEQ; from the coding sequence ATGTATAATAGCAACAAGCTCAGTGAAGAAGGTTCGGTTCCAGAACGATACAGAGACCCCACGGATGCGTACGTGGTTGAGGAGACGCCGACGCTCGAGGCGACTGTGGAACTGGAGATCCAAGCGAAGGTGGACTGCAATCACCCCGACGTGAACCCGGAAGCGATGACTCTCGAAGCAGAGGAACGGATGGTGGCGCGCGAGCTGGAGATAGGGCGAACGCGAGAACGGTTGGATCGGTCACAGGAGTCGACTCGTGAGGCGGAGTGTCGAACCGACGTAGAAGCGCAGGCAGCGACGCTGGAGGGCGTCTGGGAGCCCCAACCCGACCCGAGAGAGAAGCTCAGTCGCGAAGAGCTGGGGAAGGTGAACGAGAAGGCGGCGAAGATTCACAGTCGCATCGAACACGGCAGTTCTAGGGCAGCCATCGCCAGGCAGTTGGCAGAGCGCGTCGCAGACGGTGGGAGCGTCCTGAGCGCAATCATTGCCGTGAGTGAAGCCGAGCGTGACCGGCCTGGTACCATCGTCCCCATCGCCAGTCTCAAAGACGTGCAGCGGCGCGAGGTGAGTATTCAGGGTCGTGTGAAAACGCTGTGGGAGCCTGCTCACCCATCGATTCAGCAAGTCGGGCTCATCGAGGACGAAACTGGAACGACGAAATTTACGTCCTGGGTCAGGAGCAACGCGAAAATGGTCGAAGAAGGTGAGCTCGTTCGGATGCGGAACGTCGCGAAGAACTGGTATCAGGGGCGCGTCTCGGTGGCCGTGACGGGCTGGTCGCGGCTGATCTTCCCCGAGCGCGGCCGGTGGTGGGAACAGTAG
- a CDS encoding DUF6884 domain-containing protein — translation MSCGKSKRDEPAQPKDLYIFDYFTKMRTYAEQNQYDSGILCREGVLRPTH, via the coding sequence GTGAGCTGTGGCAAGTCGAAACGAGACGAGCCTGCTCAACCGAAGGACCTCTACATCTTTGACTACTTCACGAAGATGCGAACTTACGCTGAGCAGAATCAATACGACTCTGGTATTCTATGCCGGGAAGGCGTACTACGACCAACTCATTGA
- a CDS encoding ImmA/IrrE family metallo-endopeptidase, with amino-acid sequence MESYQTEASGNRTKNQETTHTQFDDSDTRRDEMHGSLEAWVEQFAELSDEARASAELQEWLDVQSHFHDYSYRNTLLIKHQCPDATKVAGYNTWLNEFDRHVQEGESAIWIWAPIITSKCPGCGNSPSYHDSIDCEYDETPPDEWNDGLVGFKPVPVFDVSQTDGEPLPELETESQSDGSEEGLLDALLSADSSLGARAAIVPPEDWEHGGAAGVCTERSAYDCSLRVEVKDDENEAQVASLLAHEYAHALLHFDVEDREEQKKREVEAESVAYVVSQHFGLDASNSALYVAAWDGDPAEAIRGRLQRIVQAAREIVNTVERNIA; translated from the coding sequence ATAGAATCCTACCAGACAGAGGCTAGTGGCAACCGCACCAAAAACCAGGAGACCACCCACACGCAGTTCGACGACTCTGACACCCGTCGCGACGAGATGCACGGCTCACTCGAAGCGTGGGTCGAACAGTTTGCGGAGCTCTCAGACGAAGCCAGAGCAAGCGCAGAACTGCAGGAGTGGTTAGACGTCCAGTCGCACTTCCACGACTACTCCTACCGGAACACGCTGCTCATCAAGCACCAGTGTCCCGACGCGACGAAGGTCGCCGGATACAACACATGGCTGAACGAGTTCGACCGCCACGTCCAAGAGGGCGAATCCGCCATCTGGATCTGGGCACCCATCATCACGAGCAAGTGTCCCGGCTGTGGGAATTCACCGTCCTACCACGACAGTATCGACTGTGAGTACGACGAAACGCCGCCAGACGAGTGGAACGATGGTCTCGTCGGGTTCAAACCTGTTCCAGTGTTCGATGTCTCTCAGACAGACGGTGAACCACTCCCCGAACTCGAAACCGAATCACAGAGTGACGGGAGCGAAGAGGGACTCCTCGATGCACTCCTGAGTGCGGATTCGAGCCTCGGTGCCCGTGCGGCCATTGTCCCACCTGAAGACTGGGAACATGGAGGTGCTGCCGGCGTCTGTACTGAACGAAGTGCCTACGACTGCTCGCTGCGCGTCGAGGTGAAAGACGACGAGAACGAAGCACAGGTCGCGAGTTTACTCGCCCACGAGTACGCACACGCACTCCTGCACTTCGACGTGGAGGACCGGGAGGAACAAAAGAAACGCGAGGTCGAAGCTGAGAGCGTAGCCTACGTCGTCTCACAGCACTTCGGTCTGGATGCCTCGAACAGCGCGCTGTACGTTGCTGCTTGGGACGGTGATCCAGCCGAAGCGATTCGTGGACGTCTTCAGCGTATAGTACAGGCCGCTCGGGAGATTGTGAATACGGTCGAACGAAACATAGCCTGA